One Littorina saxatilis isolate snail1 linkage group LG12, US_GU_Lsax_2.0, whole genome shotgun sequence genomic region harbors:
- the LOC138982479 gene encoding ankyrin homolog, whose protein sequence is MTEISSDKDLQSVNQNADEEGKVKASGERAQNVTSDVYDVGNSSSRDGEHPPPPPTPPPPPPPLPPHPSTIINVHVSGQGTIHRKRTQIELRLRLVQAIEGNQLSTVQDLLEEGIQLDCIILFNKTPLTYSIELGHFSIAKALIGAGANISAREPIANARQPLHVAVGVFDLDMLAFLMEHGADVDGRDGCGATPAMLASFAGYLPAVQLFHAHGACLNVSDLVGRTALHRAAEGQHADIVRFLLVNGAELDSRDNFGWTAIYQSIVFGHFEIIQLLIECGISVNGTDRNGRSPLAVACNRLCPPNVRVVLSTALDFHKRERKIPTTALHSVLSSEDCTHFDFSIIALLVNTGARLNVDRLTDFFRLCPNLALQRKHVLLQYLFLSGCVGQQEDVCVAASSPYVPQLHTWLEERQSLQQLCRVAIRTHLATAMQCRNISSAVDALPIPLSIRNFLNLSDFTDMYPEFVEGAVLGSS, encoded by the exons ATGACTGAAATAAGCAGCGACAAAGATCTTCAGTCTGTTAACCAAAATGCCGATGAAGAAGGAAAGGTCAAGGCTAGTGGGGAAAGAGCCCAGAATGTAACAAGTGATGTCTATGATGTAGGCAACAGTTCCTCTCGGGACGGCGAGCATCCTCCTCCGCCAccaacaccccctccccctcccccaccactaCCACCTCATCCATCTACTATCATCAACGTACACGTCTCAG GGCAAGGCACAATCCACCGCAAGAGGACACAGATAGAGCTGCGACTGAGACTGGTTCAGGCTATCGAGGGGAACCAACTGTCCACAGTACAAGATCTCCTAGAGGAGGGGATACAGCTGGACTGTATCATCCTTTTCAACAAAACACCGCTTACCTACTCCATTGAACTGGGACACTTCAGCATCGCAAAGGCCTTGATCGGTGCTGGAGCAAACATAAGTGCCAGGGAGCCTATCGCGAACGCCAGACAACCTCTACACGTAGCTGTTGGCGTCTTTGATCTGGACATGCTAGCATTTCTCATGGAGCATGGTGCTGATGTGGATGGCAGGGATGGGTGCGGTGCAACTCCTGCTATGCTGGCCAGCTTTGCCGGGTACTTGCCTGCTGTGCAGCTTTTCCATGCCCATGGTGCCTGTTTGAATGTTAGTGATTTGGTCGGCAGGACTGCTTTGCACAGAGCAGCAGAAGGACAGCACGCAGATATTGTGAGGTTCCTGCTGGTTAACGGAGCCGAGCTGGATTCTAGGGATAATTTTGGCTGGACTGCAATCTACCAGAGCATAGTCTTTGGACACTTTGAAATCATCCAGCTTCTCATAGAGTGCGGTATTAGCGTTAATGGCACAGACCGCAATGGTCGGTCCCCATTAGCAGTAGCCTGCAATCGTCTTTGTCCTCCTAACGTCAGGGTGGTGCTGTCAACAGCGCTGGACTTCCACAAGCGGGAGAGAAAGATCCCCACCACCGCTCTGCATTCTGTGCTCAGCAGCGAAGACTGCACTCATTTCGACTTCTCAATTATAGCACTTCTCGTTAATACAGGGGCTCGCCTGAACGTTGATCGGCTGACAGACTTCTTCCGCCTGTGCCCTAACCTGGCTCTTCAGCGCAAGCACGTTCTGTTGCAGTACCTGTTTCTGTCAGGCTGTGTCGGGCAACAGGAGGATGTGTGTGTTGCTGCTTCATCGCCTTACGTCCCACAGCTGCACACGTGGCTGGAAGAGCGACAGTCGCTTCAGCAGCTGTGCCGTGTTGCTATTCGCACACACCTGGCCACTGCCATGCAATGCCGCAACATCAGTAGTGCTGTTGATGCTTTGCCTATTCCGTTATCCATCAGAAACTTTCTTAATTTGTCTGACTTCACTGATATGTATCCAGAATTTGTAGAAGGGGCTGTGTTGGGATCTAGCTAG
- the LOC138983340 gene encoding galactose-3-O-sulfotransferase 4-like gives MSDYVIQMDTIVRTFNPSLTQKRDFKTTLPNSKVDSGNQKAYNRNIHEMKRYSNTTSSNGVHVAEHDTNIKSGQNSGGKLNTVPGVFIDRKPEAYLGNDQALAGALINNRNAHGVAKFELKPQSYHTQSPSKPPAYRGNLYPDIDVDEYRQAELGTFRHSGGVFRQPGPSDIDHVDFQARESGAHHFRKGDRDERLPSHRRHYDYGRMKPPGLDQHMRGREQMHRPWELHKKTQAQQDTDKDLVSLMGARWRGERRETQNTKGEQRHVFFLKVHKAASTTVMNVLYRFALQRNLNVALPMRDNILSENGKLWARRLLPPPTGASYFFDILCNHLVFHEPSVRVTLPADASFIGIVREPFQQFVSAFQYYRTNFNIKYLEQIHSSDPIATYLHDPAQYEPTRGPSFSYTHNRMSFDFGIDPEKMNSERHIKDYVSYLNRTFQLVMVSERFDESMVLLKRLLGWRLQDVLYIKNNVLKGSAGGGGDSQFTAGQRQAHRHFNAADYALYEHFAQLFQAKVEAEGKLFPQEVAAFVTMREKVEAFCAGAANTSNEGEHLTLVATAWTGVFEVTKKECRLMTLQENRFVDLVRQWQYGPLLMEKYQLMMSKHRRERLFIPPKVARFDQRFNRHG, from the coding sequence ATGTCTGATTACGTCATACAGATGGATACCATAGTGCGCACGTTCAACCCTTCGCTCACACAAAAACGTGACTTCAAAACAACATTGCCAAACAGCAAAGTGGACTCGGGCAATCAGAAAGCCTACAACAGAAACATACACGAAATGAAAAGATACAGCAATACAACTTCCAGCAACGGTGTGCATGTTGCTGAACACGACACGAACATAAAGAGCGGGCAAAACAGTGGTGGTAAGCTTAACACCGTCCCAGGAGTCTTTATTGATAGAAAACCTGAAGCCTATCTGGGCAATGATCAAGCACTTGCGGGTGCATTGATCAACAACAGGAACGCACACGGAGTCGCCAAGTTTGAGCTTAAACCACAAAGTTACCATACACAAAGCCCGTCGAAGCCGCCTGCATACAGAGGAAACTTGTACCCTGACATCGACGTCGATGAATACCGTCAGGCAGAGCTTGGCACCTTCCGACACTCGGGCGGGGTCTTTCGACAACCTGGCCCATCGGACATCGATCATGTAGACTTCCAAGCGAGAGAGAGTGGTGCTCATCATTTCAGGAAAGGTGATCGTGACGAACGCTTACCATCACATCGCCGGCACTACGACTACGGTCGGATGAAGCCTCCAGGTCTAGATCAGCATATGCGAGGACGCGAGCAGATGCACCGACCGTGGGAgttgcacaaaaagacacaggCGCAGCAGGACACAGACAAGGACCTGGTGTCCCTCATGGGCGCGAGGTGGCGAGGTGAACGCCGGGAAACGCAGAACACCAAGGGCGAGCAGCGCCATGTGTTCTTCCTCAAGGTGCACAAAGCAGCCAGCACCACCGTCATGAACGTTCTCTACCGCTTCGCCCTCCAGCGCAATCTGAACGTGGCACTGCCCATGCGGGACAACATCCTGTCGGAGAACGGCAAGCTGTGGGCGAGGAGACTCCTGCCTCCTCCGACCGGGGCGTCGTACTTCTTCGACATCCTGTGCAACCACCTCGTCTTCCACGAACCTTCCGTGAGAGTAACTCTCCCTGCCGACGCCTCGTTCATAGGCATCGTGCGTGAGCCCTTTCAGCAGTTCGTGTCCGCCTTTCAGTATTACAGGACAAACTTTAATATTAAGTACCTGGAACAAATCCACAGCTCAGACCCTATCGCGACCTACCTGCATGATCCCGCGCAGTACGAGCCTACGCGCGGACCCAGCTTTTCGTACACGCACAACAGGATGAGCTTCGACTTCGGCATAGACCCCGAGAAGATGAACAGCGAGAGACacatcaaggactacgtcaGCTACCTCAACCGCACGTTCCAGCTGGTGATGGTGAGCGAGAGGTTCGACGAGTCCATGGTGCTGCTCAAGCGACTGCTGGGCTGGCGGCTGCAGGACGTCCTCTACATCAAGAACAACGTGCTCAAGGGATCGGCAGGAGGAGGAGGCGACAGCCAGTTCACGGCGGGCCAGCGACAGGCCCACAGACACTTCAACGCCGCGGACTACGCTCTGTACGAACACTTCGCCCAGCTCTTCCAGGCTAAGGTGGAGGCAGAGGGCAAGCTGTTCCCTCAAGAAGTGGCTGCCTTCGTGACGATGAGGGAAAAAGTAGAAGCATTCTGTGCCGGAGCTGCGAATACTTCAAACGAGGGTGAACATTTGACTCTTGTAGCTACTGCCTGGACTGGTGTCTTCGAGGTCACTAAGAAAGAGTGTAGGTTGATGACTCTGCAAGAAAACCGTTTCGTTGACCTGGTCAGGCAGTGGCAGTACGGACCGCTGCTCATGGAAAAGTATCAGTTGATGATGTCCAAGCATCGCCGCGAACGTTTATTCATACCCCCCAAAGTCGCTCGCTTTGATCAAAGATTCAACAGACATGGGTAA